In Gammaproteobacteria bacterium, one genomic interval encodes:
- a CDS encoding kinase/pyrophosphorylase yields MAERTVFFVSDRTGVTAETLGHSLLTQFDGITFVPITVPFIDSVEKAVQVARRIDWEAERTGCRPIVFTSFVHNANRAPLLRSRGLVLDYFAEFLAPLEEELGVKSSHTLGRTHGMSDATSYNSRIDATHFAMDSDDGHGIIHYDEADLILTGVSRSGKTPTCLYLALQYGVFAANYPLTEDDMESGRLPKPLLKHRGKLYGLTISVDRLIQIRRERRPDGSYSSSRQVRFELRSAERMFRQHGISYIDTTHRSIEEISSTILSETGVKRRASP; encoded by the coding sequence ATGGCAGAGCGCACGGTATTTTTCGTGTCCGACCGCACCGGCGTCACCGCTGAGACGCTGGGCCACAGCCTCCTTACGCAGTTCGACGGAATCACCTTCGTGCCGATTACGGTTCCGTTCATCGACAGCGTCGAGAAGGCGGTCCAGGTGGCGAGGCGAATCGACTGGGAAGCCGAACGCACGGGCTGCCGGCCGATCGTCTTCACCAGTTTCGTGCATAACGCCAACCGCGCGCCATTGCTGCGCTCCAGGGGTCTGGTTCTGGACTATTTCGCGGAATTCCTGGCGCCGCTGGAGGAGGAACTCGGGGTCAAGTCCTCGCACACACTGGGGCGAACGCACGGGATGTCGGACGCGACCAGCTACAACTCCCGGATTGACGCAACCCACTTCGCAATGGATTCCGACGACGGCCACGGAATCATCCACTACGACGAGGCCGACCTGATACTTACCGGAGTTTCCCGGTCGGGAAAGACGCCCACCTGCCTGTACCTGGCGCTGCAATACGGCGTCTTTGCCGCCAACTACCCTCTCACCGAGGACGACATGGAATCGGGCCGGCTGCCCAAGCCACTGCTCAAGCACCGCGGAAAGCTGTACGGGCTCACGATTTCGGTGGACCGCCTGATCCAGATCCGCCGCGAACGGCGGCCGGACGGCAGCTATTCCTCATCGAGGCAGGTTCGTTTCGAACTGCGCAGCGCCGAGAGAATGTTCAGGCAGCACGGCATCAGCTACATCGACACGACGCATCGCTCCATCGAGGAAATCTCCAGCACCATACTGAGCGAAACCGGCGTCAAGCGCCGCGCCAGTCCCTAG
- the ppsA gene encoding phosphoenolpyruvate synthase — MREYVIGLSAIGKDDLERVGGKNASLGEMIAHLEELDIRVPDGFATTSDAFSEFLYQDGLGEAIHGMLDGLDVEDVETLGRTGAHIRELIGKAPLPGGLERSVRSAFERLCDGAEIGVAVRSSATAEDLPEASFAGQQDTLLNVRGPDHVVAGIREIYASLFNDRAIAYRVHQGFDHRRVSLSVAVQRMVRSDLASSGVLFTLDTESGFRDLVLISSSYGLGETVVQGAVNPDEFYVYKPGLARGRKAVIRRNLGSKALKMVYSDGDGGRVSTVEVPREQRDRFSLSDADAEELARQAVAIERHYGRPMDIEWGKDGEDGHLYILQARPETVKSRADQTLVRFELKERSKVLSSGRSIGQRVGAGVARIVSSVERMNLIQPGDVLVADMTDPDWEPVMKRAAAIVTNRGGRTCHAAIIARELGIPAVVGCGNATSDIPDGTEVTVSCAEGDEGFVYRGRLPYEERSMRLGRLPEIPVRLAMNVGNPDRAFAFAAIPNHGVGLARLEFIVNRMIGVHPNAILEFDRQDPDVRELIVEQMAGYADPVSFYVEKLAEGIACIAAAFAPEPVIVRLSDFKSNEYANLIGGARYEPVEENPMLGFRGAARYVDEHFKPCFELECRALLKVRRDMGLENVQVMAPFVRTVKQAREVVGLLAANGLERGVDGLKLIMMCELPGNALLAGQYLEFFDGMSIGSNDLTQLTLGLDRDSGRIASLFDERDEAVRRLLEMAIDACRAQDKYVGICGQGPSDHPDLARWLVEKGIDSLSLNPDSVLDTWLHLAEAESGNGKASR; from the coding sequence TTGCGCGAGTACGTAATCGGCCTTTCGGCCATCGGGAAGGACGATCTGGAGCGCGTCGGCGGGAAGAACGCGTCTTTGGGCGAAATGATCGCCCACCTCGAAGAACTGGACATACGCGTTCCCGACGGCTTCGCCACGACATCGGACGCATTCTCGGAATTTCTTTATCAGGACGGGCTGGGCGAGGCCATCCACGGCATGCTGGACGGCCTGGACGTGGAAGATGTGGAGACGCTCGGCCGCACCGGCGCTCATATACGCGAACTGATCGGCAAGGCGCCGCTGCCTGGCGGCCTCGAGCGGTCGGTCCGATCGGCTTTCGAGCGGCTTTGCGATGGCGCGGAGATCGGTGTCGCGGTCCGGTCCTCGGCAACGGCGGAGGACTTGCCCGAAGCGTCATTCGCCGGACAGCAGGACACCCTGCTCAACGTGCGCGGGCCGGACCACGTCGTTGCGGGAATTCGCGAGATTTACGCCTCGCTGTTCAATGACCGGGCCATCGCCTATCGGGTCCACCAGGGATTCGATCACCGCCGGGTTTCGCTTTCGGTGGCCGTCCAGCGCATGGTCCGCAGCGACCTGGCCAGTTCCGGCGTGCTCTTCACGCTGGATACCGAGTCGGGGTTCCGCGACCTGGTGCTGATTTCCTCGAGCTACGGACTGGGCGAAACCGTAGTGCAGGGCGCGGTCAACCCGGACGAGTTTTACGTCTACAAGCCGGGTCTTGCCCGTGGCCGCAAGGCGGTGATCCGGCGCAACCTGGGCAGCAAGGCACTGAAGATGGTCTATTCCGACGGCGACGGCGGGCGCGTTTCCACCGTGGAAGTACCGAGGGAGCAGCGCGACCGGTTTTCGCTCTCCGACGCGGACGCCGAGGAACTGGCCAGGCAGGCGGTGGCGATCGAGCGGCACTACGGCCGGCCCATGGACATCGAGTGGGGCAAGGACGGCGAAGACGGCCATCTTTACATCCTGCAGGCGCGCCCGGAGACGGTGAAGAGCCGGGCGGACCAGACCCTGGTGCGGTTCGAACTCAAGGAGCGTTCAAAGGTGCTGAGCAGCGGGCGCAGCATAGGCCAGCGCGTGGGGGCCGGCGTCGCGAGGATCGTATCCAGCGTGGAGCGGATGAATCTCATTCAGCCCGGGGACGTGCTGGTGGCGGACATGACCGACCCCGACTGGGAGCCGGTCATGAAGCGGGCGGCGGCGATTGTGACCAACCGCGGCGGGCGCACATGCCACGCTGCGATCATTGCCCGCGAACTGGGCATTCCGGCGGTCGTGGGTTGCGGGAACGCGACCAGCGATATTCCGGACGGGACGGAAGTAACGGTTTCCTGCGCCGAAGGCGACGAGGGATTCGTCTACCGGGGCAGGCTGCCTTACGAGGAACGGTCCATGCGGCTGGGCCGACTTCCGGAAATCCCGGTGCGGTTGGCCATGAACGTGGGCAACCCCGATCGCGCTTTTGCCTTCGCGGCCATTCCCAATCACGGTGTGGGCCTTGCCAGGCTGGAATTCATCGTCAACCGGATGATCGGCGTGCATCCCAATGCCATCCTCGAATTCGACCGGCAGGACCCGGATGTGCGGGAACTGATCGTAGAGCAGATGGCGGGTTACGCCGATCCCGTTTCCTTCTACGTGGAGAAATTGGCCGAAGGCATTGCCTGTATCGCCGCGGCCTTTGCTCCCGAGCCGGTCATCGTGCGGCTGTCGGATTTCAAGTCCAACGAGTACGCCAACCTGATCGGCGGCGCGCGCTACGAGCCGGTGGAGGAAAATCCCATGCTCGGCTTTCGCGGCGCCGCGCGCTACGTGGACGAGCATTTCAAACCCTGCTTTGAACTGGAGTGCCGGGCGCTGTTGAAGGTTCGCCGGGACATGGGACTGGAGAACGTCCAGGTGATGGCGCCCTTCGTGCGCACGGTTAAACAGGCGCGCGAAGTGGTCGGGTTGCTGGCCGCGAACGGCCTTGAGCGCGGTGTGGACGGTCTGAAACTCATCATGATGTGCGAGCTGCCCGGCAACGCCCTGCTGGCCGGGCAGTACCTCGAATTCTTCGATGGCATGTCGATCGGCTCCAACGACCTGACCCAGCTCACGCTCGGCCTGGACCGCGACTCGGGACGGATAGCGTCGCTGTTCGACGAGCGGGACGAGGCCGTCAGGCGCCTCCTGGAGATGGCCATCGATGCTTGCCGGGCGCAGGACAAGTACGTGGGCATTTGCGGCCAGGGGCCGTCGGACCATCCGGATCTGGCCCGCTGGCTGGTGGAAAAAGGAATCGACAGCCTTTCGCTGAATCCCGATTCGGTACTGGATACCTGGCTCCACCTGGCCGAGGCGGAGTCTGGGAATGGAAAAGCCTCGCGCTAG
- a CDS encoding ABC transporter ATP-binding protein — protein sequence MTEVLSAENLGMTVSSPEGDLEILKDINLRLESGESCALMGPSGAGKTTLLALLAGLDHPTEGRVVLCGQDLSRLDEDGRARLRGQHLGFVFQSFHLVESLTAIENVMLPLELNGGRGARKAADEALGRVGLSERRRHYPRHLSGGERQRVAIARAFVTRPQVLMADEPTGNLDADTGRRVGDILFEMNELAGATLLLATHDQKLAGRCDRICRLNGGRL from the coding sequence ATGACTGAAGTCTTAAGCGCTGAGAACCTGGGCATGACCGTGTCCAGCCCCGAGGGGGACCTTGAGATTCTCAAGGATATCAACCTGCGCCTCGAAAGTGGCGAGTCCTGCGCGCTCATGGGTCCGTCCGGAGCGGGCAAGACGACGCTGCTGGCGCTCCTGGCCGGACTCGACCATCCCACCGAAGGCCGGGTCGTGCTGTGCGGCCAGGACCTTTCCCGGCTCGACGAGGACGGACGGGCCCGCTTGCGCGGACAGCACCTGGGTTTCGTGTTCCAGTCCTTCCACCTGGTCGAATCCCTGACCGCGATCGAGAACGTCATGCTGCCACTGGAACTGAACGGCGGCCGGGGAGCGCGCAAGGCGGCCGACGAGGCCCTTGGCCGCGTCGGACTTTCCGAACGGCGGCGCCACTATCCGCGCCATCTCTCCGGAGGCGAGCGCCAGCGCGTCGCCATCGCGCGCGCCTTCGTGACCCGCCCCCAGGTGCTCATGGCGGACGAGCCGACCGGCAACCTCGACGCCGATACCGGCCGGAGGGTCGGCGACATCCTGTTCGAGATGAACGAGCTGGCCGGCGCCACGCTGCTGCTCGCTACCCACGATCAGAAGCTGGCCGGACGCTGCGACCGCATCTGCCGCCTTAACGGCGGCCGCCTCTAG
- a CDS encoding arylesterase → MPRFSALKTSVIRCLTAVALCLVFAGAAARDAPVLLVLGDSLSAAYGMPLSRGWVSLLEQRLGNANRPWRVVNASISGDTTSGALKRLPKLLDLHAPEVVIIELGGNDGLQGKPLDAIESNLSGLIGVVRGAGAQPALVGMRIPPNYGRYYTGEFERLYEQIAEREEVPLLRFDLEGLASTEGMMQEDGIHPAPEAQGRMLDSLWPDLNARLLSLERDRQSREQGPGS, encoded by the coding sequence ATGCCCAGGTTCTCAGCGCTTAAGACTTCAGTCATTCGTTGCCTTACAGCGGTCGCCTTGTGCCTTGTGTTTGCCGGCGCAGCCGCCAGGGATGCGCCCGTATTGCTGGTTTTAGGCGACAGCTTGAGCGCCGCCTACGGAATGCCCCTGAGCCGGGGCTGGGTAAGTTTACTAGAGCAACGCCTCGGTAATGCGAACCGGCCCTGGCGAGTGGTCAATGCCAGCATCTCCGGCGATACCACCTCGGGCGCCCTGAAACGCCTGCCGAAGCTGCTGGATCTGCATGCGCCGGAAGTGGTGATTATCGAACTGGGCGGGAACGACGGCCTGCAGGGCAAGCCGCTGGACGCTATCGAGTCCAACCTGAGTGGCCTGATCGGCGTTGTACGCGGTGCGGGCGCGCAACCGGCGCTGGTCGGCATGCGGATTCCGCCCAACTACGGCCGCTACTACACCGGTGAGTTCGAACGGCTGTACGAGCAAATTGCGGAAAGGGAGGAGGTTCCTCTGCTGCGGTTCGACCTGGAGGGGCTGGCGAGCACCGAAGGCATGATGCAGGAGGACGGAATTCATCCGGCGCCGGAAGCGCAGGGACGGATGCTGGACTCGCTGTGGCCGGACCTGAACGCCCGGCTGCTCAGCCTGGAGCGGGACCGCCAGTCCCGGGAACAAGGCCCCGGCTCATGA
- a CDS encoding deoxyguanosinetriphosphate triphosphohydrolase, with the protein MTTAAAWRGRDTTLAPWAVRDEQTRGRVHAEPGHPYRSPFQRDRDRIIHCRAFRRLMHKTQVFVAGEGDHFRTRLTHTMEVAQIARTVAACLRLNQDLTEAICLGHDLGHPPFGHAGQTALNRCMADHGGFEHNLQALRIVDMLEHRYPGFPGLNLCWETREGLLKRCSRRQARALGDLGERFIRRSQPSLEAQLANVADEIAYNHHDLDDGLRSGLLDPGELMDVRLFRESRDEAAGRFPTADGGSLASEAIRGMIDRVVSDLIETTSANLKEAMPEDADAVRSRSMPLVGLSDPADKRHRELARFLTERLYHHPRMQQEYARGGAVVDALFNHYINHPDQMPGRHSPDRECGAGALARAVADYIAGMTDRYASRRCRALALDS; encoded by the coding sequence TTGACGACGGCCGCGGCGTGGCGAGGGCGCGACACGACTCTTGCCCCCTGGGCGGTCCGCGATGAGCAGACGCGCGGCCGCGTTCACGCCGAACCCGGCCACCCCTACAGGAGCCCTTTTCAGCGGGACCGCGACCGGATCATCCACTGCCGGGCTTTCCGGCGGCTGATGCACAAGACCCAGGTGTTCGTCGCCGGCGAAGGCGATCACTTCCGCACGCGGCTTACGCACACGATGGAGGTGGCCCAGATCGCGCGCACCGTCGCGGCCTGCCTGCGCCTCAATCAGGATCTAACGGAAGCGATCTGCCTGGGACACGATCTGGGGCATCCGCCGTTCGGCCACGCCGGGCAGACTGCGCTGAACCGTTGCATGGCCGACCATGGAGGCTTCGAACACAATCTGCAGGCCCTGCGCATTGTCGACATGCTGGAGCACCGATACCCGGGGTTCCCGGGACTGAACCTGTGCTGGGAAACGCGCGAAGGCCTGCTCAAGCGCTGCTCGCGACGCCAGGCCCGCGCGCTCGGAGACCTGGGCGAACGGTTTATCCGGCGCAGCCAGCCCAGCCTGGAGGCGCAACTGGCCAATGTGGCCGACGAGATCGCGTACAACCATCACGATCTCGACGACGGTTTGCGCAGCGGCCTGCTGGACCCCGGCGAGCTGATGGACGTGCGCCTGTTCCGCGAATCCCGTGACGAAGCGGCCGGCAGATTTCCCACCGCCGACGGCGGCTCGCTGGCGTCGGAAGCCATACGGGGAATGATCGACCGGGTGGTCTCGGACCTGATCGAGACCACCAGCGCCAATCTGAAAGAGGCCATGCCCGAGGACGCGGATGCGGTCCGCAGCCGTTCGATGCCGCTGGTGGGCTTGAGCGACCCGGCCGACAAACGTCACCGGGAGCTGGCCCGCTTCCTGACCGAGCGGCTATACCATCACCCTCGCATGCAGCAGGAGTACGCGAGGGGAGGCGCCGTGGTCGACGCCTTGTTCAACCACTACATCAACCACCCGGACCAAATGCCCGGCAGGCATTCGCCGGACCGGGAGTGCGGCGCCGGAGCGCTGGCGCGGGCGGTAGCCGACTACATCGCGGGAATGACGGACCGTTACGCCAGCCGGCGTTGCCGGGCCCTGGCGCTTGATTCATGA
- the aroB gene encoding 3-dehydroquinate synthase, with the protein MNVDRIEVQAASGTYPVLVGQGLLSRPGILDEWVGDGGVLAVTSRTVADLYLDRLPVLAGGDRFESLVLPDGEEAKDIRHWQRILHRMTRLGLDRGCTLISLGGGCVGDVTGFAAACYHRGVDYLQLPTTLLAQVDSSVGGKTAINTEWGKNLVGAFHQPRAVICDTGVLDTLPDRELKAGLAEVVKYGAIADEEFLGWLENNAGALLTRDPDCLRHAVRRSIEIKAAIVGEDEHDRSGRRAVLNFGHSFGHAIEHTAGYGRWLHGEAVATGMCMAARLAVAEGKLQRGEQRRLEALLTRLGLPVNAGDLDAGDLKRAMLGDKKNAGGRIRLILPRGLGDAHLTGDFSMDALDVVLSGRTP; encoded by the coding sequence ATGAACGTCGATCGAATAGAAGTTCAGGCGGCATCCGGCACGTACCCCGTGCTGGTGGGCCAGGGCCTCCTCTCCCGTCCCGGAATCCTGGACGAATGGGTCGGGGACGGGGGCGTGCTCGCGGTGACCAGCCGCACTGTCGCGGACCTGTATCTGGATCGCCTGCCCGTGCTTGCGGGCGGGGATCGCTTCGAGTCCCTGGTCCTTCCCGACGGGGAAGAAGCCAAGGACATCAGGCACTGGCAGCGAATCCTGCACCGTATGACCCGCCTGGGGCTGGATCGCGGCTGCACGCTGATTTCGCTGGGCGGCGGCTGTGTGGGCGACGTTACCGGCTTTGCCGCCGCCTGCTATCACCGCGGCGTGGATTACCTCCAGCTTCCCACCACGCTGCTCGCGCAGGTGGACTCTTCCGTAGGCGGAAAGACCGCCATCAATACGGAGTGGGGCAAGAACCTGGTCGGCGCCTTTCACCAGCCGCGGGCGGTAATCTGCGACACCGGCGTTCTCGACACATTGCCCGACCGGGAACTGAAGGCCGGGCTGGCGGAAGTCGTGAAATACGGCGCAATTGCCGACGAGGAGTTTCTCGGGTGGCTGGAAAACAATGCTGGCGCGCTGCTGACTCGCGATCCGGACTGCCTGCGTCATGCGGTTCGGCGCTCGATAGAAATCAAGGCCGCGATCGTCGGCGAGGACGAGCACGACCGCAGCGGACGGCGCGCCGTGCTGAATTTCGGCCACAGCTTCGGGCATGCAATCGAGCACACGGCAGGTTACGGACGCTGGCTGCATGGCGAGGCCGTGGCCACCGGAATGTGCATGGCCGCCAGGCTGGCGGTGGCCGAAGGCAAATTGCAGCGCGGGGAACAACGGCGCCTGGAGGCTCTTCTGACGCGTCTGGGGCTGCCGGTGAATGCGGGCGATCTGGACGCCGGAGACCTCAAGAGGGCGATGCTCGGCGACAAGAAGAATGCCGGAGGGCGGATCCGGCTGATCCTGCCCCGCGGCCTGGGCGACGCGCACCTGACCGGAGACTTCTCGATGGATGCGCTGGACGTCGTGCTGTCGGGACGCACGCCTTGA
- a CDS encoding shikimate kinase — MPTSRNIFLVGPMGSGKSAVGSWLAGRLSLQFADSDRYIEEQTGVDIALIFEIEGEEGFRAREEKALEHLCAQRNIVLATGGGAVLRESNREALRAGGSVVYLKCGLDEQVRRTRDIRNRPLLASGPKRDILKDLMLQRGPLYLEVASHVVDTTGRRVRQVGQDILQLLKENQERGIASKQA, encoded by the coding sequence ATGCCAACGTCGCGAAACATATTTCTGGTAGGTCCCATGGGATCGGGCAAGTCCGCGGTCGGAAGCTGGCTGGCCGGGCGCCTCAGTTTGCAATTCGCCGACAGCGACCGGTATATCGAGGAACAGACCGGCGTGGACATCGCGCTGATATTCGAAATCGAGGGCGAGGAAGGGTTCCGGGCTCGCGAGGAGAAGGCGCTCGAGCACTTGTGCGCACAGCGGAACATTGTTCTGGCCACGGGCGGAGGCGCCGTTCTCCGCGAGAGCAACCGCGAAGCACTGCGGGCCGGCGGCAGCGTGGTCTACCTCAAGTGCGGCCTGGACGAGCAGGTGCGCCGGACCCGCGACATCCGCAATCGTCCGCTATTGGCCTCGGGCCCGAAACGTGACATTCTGAAGGATCTGATGCTGCAACGCGGCCCGCTGTACCTTGAGGTGGCCAGCCACGTCGTGGATACCACCGGGCGCCGGGTCAGGCAGGTCGGACAGGATATCCTGCAGTTGTTGAAGGAAAACCAGGAACGCGGCATCGCGTCAAAGCAGGCATGA
- the pilQ gene encoding type IV pilus secretin PilQ, translating into MTGRGRMQRGATRRWRAAGHGLLAVLSIACAGLSQADEAGRISLSFRELPVRAALQLLAEAGEMQMLVSDSVTGNITLEIADMAHDDALALVLDTRGLKARMNRGVWVVATPEEFLARDSARRDAERAQESLATLQLRQFRVNYAAASELATVIAGGQFTLLSERGTIQVDERTNSLIAHDTPHRLEKLAQLLAELDLPARQVLIESRVVVANRNYGRNLGLRWGVTAADRRGEGRSLVLSGTGEATSRIAETLENPEGGQGALTAADVADRYSVNLPVAGAAGRFSLALLHPDYMLDLELAAMQAEGHGRLISAPRVLASDQREASIRQGVEIPYQEAASSGATTTHFKHAALGLTVTPRITPNGRVILRLLVTKDSVGKIVATERGGAVPSIDTRRIETEVLVQDGQTLVLGGIRETENADTQSSVPWLGSVPGLGRLFRSSINSSNETELLVFVTPTIIEPQQ; encoded by the coding sequence ATGACCGGGCGCGGGCGAATGCAGCGGGGAGCAACGCGCCGGTGGCGCGCCGCCGGCCACGGGCTGCTTGCGGTCTTGTCGATCGCCTGCGCCGGTCTCTCGCAGGCGGACGAAGCCGGGCGCATATCCCTGAGCTTCAGGGAACTGCCCGTCCGCGCCGCCCTGCAGCTTCTGGCGGAGGCCGGAGAAATGCAAATGCTGGTGTCCGATTCCGTGACGGGCAACATCACCCTGGAAATCGCCGATATGGCCCATGACGACGCGCTCGCGCTGGTACTTGACACCCGGGGGCTGAAGGCGCGCATGAACCGCGGCGTCTGGGTGGTGGCCACCCCCGAAGAGTTCCTCGCGCGGGACTCCGCCCGCCGCGATGCCGAGCGTGCGCAGGAATCCCTGGCGACGTTGCAGTTGCGCCAGTTCAGGGTGAATTACGCCGCGGCCTCCGAACTGGCCACCGTGATCGCCGGCGGTCAGTTTACGCTGCTTTCGGAACGGGGGACGATACAGGTGGACGAGCGGACCAATAGCCTGATCGCTCACGATACTCCGCACCGCCTGGAGAAGCTGGCGCAATTGCTGGCCGAACTGGACCTGCCAGCCAGGCAGGTGCTGATCGAGTCGCGCGTGGTGGTCGCCAACCGGAATTACGGACGCAACCTGGGCTTGCGCTGGGGCGTTACGGCGGCGGACCGCCGCGGCGAGGGCCGCTCGCTCGTGCTTTCCGGAACCGGGGAAGCCACCAGCCGCATCGCCGAAACGCTGGAAAACCCCGAGGGCGGGCAAGGAGCATTGACCGCCGCGGATGTCGCCGACCGCTACAGCGTCAATCTGCCGGTTGCGGGGGCCGCCGGAAGGTTTTCCCTTGCACTGCTGCATCCCGACTACATGCTGGACCTCGAACTGGCGGCGATGCAGGCCGAGGGCCATGGCCGGCTCATATCCGCGCCCCGCGTGCTCGCTTCCGACCAGCGCGAAGCGAGCATCCGCCAGGGCGTGGAAATCCCCTACCAGGAAGCGGCTTCCAGCGGCGCCACAACTACACATTTCAAGCACGCCGCGCTGGGGCTCACGGTCACGCCCCGGATTACGCCCAACGGCCGGGTCATCCTCCGTCTGCTCGTAACCAAGGACAGCGTGGGAAAGATCGTCGCCACCGAGCGCGGGGGCGCCGTTCCGTCCATCGATACGCGCCGGATCGAAACCGAAGTTCTGGTGCAGGACGGCCAGACCCTCGTGCTGGGTGGAATTCGGGAAACCGAGAATGCCGACACCCAATCCAGCGTGCCCTGGCTCGGGTCCGTTCCCGGGCTCGGACGTCTGTTCCGCTCAAGCATCAATTCCTCCAACGAGACTGAACTCCTCGTTTTCGTAACACCGACAATCATCGAGCCGCAGCAATAG